In one window of Macadamia integrifolia cultivar HAES 741 chromosome 2, SCU_Mint_v3, whole genome shotgun sequence DNA:
- the LOC122089654 gene encoding ABC transporter C family member 3-like, whose translation MFFPPSSTLMSTPTVLFLKPIFLHGFSASSNLVLLLVLSFYWGCKRLTTPKHEGSVQGLKHAPFWYYRSALFACLGLFFFNLLFCALNYFWWHRNGWSNENLVTQLDYVLRTLAWFAISSYLHFQFHSHELRFPIPLRIWWGFYCLISCSSLVIDTVSFQKHQFLPTQSWISDVASVLAGLFLCYAGFFGKQRGDAGLREPLLNGSNNRANGVEGSGKSISSGNLAPYSTANFFSLLTFSWMGPLLAVGNKKTIVLEDVPELAISDSANGVYPGFKSKLESDGVNGDGSAGHGQITTLKLVKTIIFVAWGEIILTGVFALLHTFASYVGPYLIDSFVQYLSSPHEDKSKGYMLVSTFFLAKLVECLSQRHWFFRSQMVGIRARSGLVSMIYRKGLKLSNEARQGHTSGELINFMSVDADRVGDFSFYMHDLWTMILQVVLAMVILYKSLGLASIVALVATVIVMFANLPLGTLQEKFQGKLMGSKDQRMKATSEILRNMRILKLQAWEMKFLAKIVKLRKVETGWLKKYVYTSAMSKFLFWGAPTFVSVLTFGASMFLGVPLESGKVLAALATFRILQGPICSIPDTISMIVQTKVSLDRIASFLRLDDLQPDIIQKVHVGSSEIAIEIINGNFSWDPHFSILTLKDLNLQVYHGMRVAVCGPVGSGKSSLLSCILGEIYKESGTIKLSGTKAYVAQSPWIQSGTIVDNILFGKEMDIERYEKVLEACSLKRDLEILPCGDQTVIGERGINLSGGQKQRIQIARALYQDADIFLFDDPFSAVDAHTGTHIFKECLLAHMGSKTVIYVTHQVEFLPVADLILVMREGRITQAGKYEEILSSGTDFMELVGAHKKALAALNSTGGLISSANLITSEEDGNTGYSEKTFQEEEEKRESINTKTEKVVRADGQLVQEEERVKGRVGFSVYWKYITMAYKGALVPLILLAQIFFQLLQIASNYWMVWATNVSKDVKPHVRASTLILVYVILALGSSLCVLARSTLTVTSGYKTATLLFNKMHLCIFRAPMSFFDSTPSGRILNRASTDQSAVDMSIPSAITSVAFSVIQLLGIIAIMSQVSWQVFVVFILVIVICILYQQYYIPTAREIARLIGVCKAPLIQHFAESISGSTTIRSFDQEPRFIEMNLKLIDGYSRPQLYNASAREWLCFRLDMLSSLTFVISLVFLILAPKGVINIGIAGLAVTYGLNLNLLQAWVVWNLCHLENKIISVERMFQYSCIPSEPPLVTEVNSLDCEWPSHGDVDLVNLQIRYAPHLPLVLRGITCTFSGGMKTGIVGRTGSGKSTLIQALFRIVEPAAGHIMIDGIDISNIGLHDLRSRLSIIPQDPTMFEGTVKNNLDPLEEYTDEQIWEALDRCQLGDEVRKKEGKLDSAVTEAGENWSMGQRQLVCLGRVLLKRSKVLVLDEATASVDTVTDNLIQHTVRQQFSDSTVITIAHRLTSVLDSDMVLLLDHGLIMEYDSPAKLLEKKSSSFTKLVAKYTQR comes from the exons ATGTTCTTCCCACCCTCTTCCACGCTAATGTCCACCCCTACTGTTCTGTTCCTTAAGCCCATTTTTCTGCATGGGTTTTCCGCTTCTTCAAACCTTGTTTTGTTACTGGTTTTGTCATTTTATTGGGGGTGCAAGAGACTTACGACGCCCAAACACGAAGGTTCAGTACAGGGTCTAAAGCACGCCCCTTTTTGGTACTATCGATCCGCCCTTTTCGCATGTTTgggtctttttttctttaatcttctTTTTTGCGCTTTAAACTACTTCTGGTGGCATAGAAATGGTTGGTCTAATGAAAATCTTGTGACCCAATTAGATTATGTACTGAGAACACTTGCTTGGTTTGCAATCTCTTCTTACTTGCATTTCCAATTTCATTCACATGAGCTGAGGTTTCCCATCCCATTAAGAATTTGGTGGGGTTTCTACTGCCTAATTTCTTGTTCCAGTCTTGTCATCGACACAGTTTCCTTCCAGAAACATCAGTTCTTACCAACCCAGTCTTGGATTTCCGATGTTGCCTCTGTTCTTGCTGGCTTGTTCCTCTGTTATGCTGGATTCTTTGGGAAGCAAAGAGGAGATGCCGGTCTTCGGGAGCCTCTTTTGAACGGTAGTAACAATAGAGCAAATGGTGTCGAGGGGTCAGGCAAGAGTATTAGCAGTGGCAATCTAGCTCCTTACTCAActgccaattttttttctcttcttacttTCTCTTGGATGGGGCCTTTGCTTGCGGTTGGAAACAAGAAAACTATAGTCCTTGAAGATGTTCCTGAGCTTGCCATCAGTGACAGTGCGAATGGGGTCTACCCGGGTTTCAAAAGTAAGCTTGAATCAGATGGTGTCAATGGTGATGGCAGTGCTGGTCATGGCCAAATCACCACACTCAAGCTGGTGAAGACAATTATCTTCGTAGCATGGGGAGAAATTATATTGACTGGTGTATTTGCCCTTCTACATACATTCGCTTCTTATGTTGGACCATATCTCATTGACAGCTTTGTTCAATATCTCAGTAGTCCTCACGAGGACAAAAGCAAAGGCTACATGTTGGTTTCCACGTTTTTCCTTGCAAAGCTTGTAGAGTGCCTCTCGCAGAGGCACTGGTTTTTTAGGTCGCAAATGGTGGGGATTAGAGCTCGTTCTGGCCTGGTTTCAATGATCTATAGGAAGGGTCTCAAACTTTCAAATGAAGCAAGGCAGGGCCACACAAGTGGCGAGCTCATTAATTTCATGAGTGTTGATGCAGATAGGGTTGGCGATTTCAGTTTTTACATGCACGACCTATGGACTATGATTCTTCAAGTTGTACTAGCAATGGTGATCTTGTACAAAAGCCTTGGGCTCGCTTCGATTGTTGCTTTGGTTGCTACAGTAATTGTGATGTTCGCAAATTTACCGTTGGGGACATTGCAAGAGAAGTTCCAGGGGAAATTGATGGGTTCTAAAGATCAAAGGATGAAAGCAACGTCTGAGATTCTAAGGAATATGAGAATTCTGAAGCTTCAAGCTTGGGAGATGAAGTTCTTGGCTAAGATCGTTAAGCTCCGAAAGGTAGAGACAGGATGGTTGAAGAAATATGTTTATACGTCAGCCATGAGTAAATTCCTATTCTGGGGTGCCCCCACATTTGTATCTGTGCTCACTTTTGGGGCAAGTATGTTTCTAGGAGTCCCTCTAGAGTCGGGCAAGGTTTTGGCTGCACTTGCAACATTTAGGATATTGCAAGGGCCAATTTGTAGTATTCCAGACACAATCTCAATGATAGTTCAAACAAAGGTTTCTCTTGATAGGATTGCCTCATTCCTTCGTCTTGATGACTTGCAACCTGATATAATACAGAAGGTCCATGTGGGTAGTTCTGAGATTGCAATTGAGATAATCAATGGGAATTTCTCTTGGGATCCCCATTTCTCTATTCTCACACTGAAAGATTTGAACTTGCAAGTGTACCATGGCATGAGGGTGGCTGTTTGTGGTCCAGTTGGCTCAGGCAAGTCAAGCTTGCTTTCATGCATATTGGGGGAAATTTATAAGGAGTCGGGGACTATTAAGTTAAGTGGGACAAAGGCTTATGTTGCACAATCACCTTGGATACAAAGTGGCACAATAGTAGATAATATATTGTTTGGTAAAGAGATGGACATAGAGAGGTATGAGAAAGTCCTAGAAGCTTGTTCATTGAAGAGGGACCTTGAAATTTTGCCTTGTGGGGACCAGACTGTTATAGGGGAGAGGGGCATCAACTTAAGCGGTGGGCAAAAGCAAAGAATTCAGATTGCACGTGCTTTGTACCAGGATGCTgacatttttctctttgatgacCCTTTTAGTGCTGTGGATGCTCATACAGGAACACATATCTTCAAG GAGTGTTTACTTGCGCATATGGGTTCAAAAACTGTGATTTATGTTACCCATCAAGTAGAATTTTTACCTGTTGCTGATCTCATCCTG GTTATGCGAGAAGGAAGGATTACTCAAGCAGGAAAGTATGAAGAGATTCTTAGTTCAGGAACTGACTTTATGGAACTAGTTGGTGCACATAAGAAAGCTTTGGCAGCCCTAAATTCTACTGGTGGTTTGATTTCTTCTGCAAATTTAATTACTAGTGAGGAAGATGGTAATACAGGATATTCTGAGAAGACCttccaagaagaagaggagaaaagggaatcGATAAAtactaaaactgaaaaagtAGTTCGGGCAGATGGGCAACTTgttcaagaagaagagagagtaaAAGGTAGGGTTGGCTTTTCAGTTTACTGGAAATATATTACGATGGCATACAAAGGAGCACTAGTGCCATTGATATTGTTGGCACAAATTTTCTTTCAACTCCTTCAGATTGCAAGCAATTACTGGATGGTATGGGCAACTAATGTTTCAAAGGATGTGAAACCTCATGTTAGAGCCTCTACACTTATTTTGGTCTATGTTATTTTGGCCCTTGGAAGCTCTCTTTGTGTACTTGCAAGATCCACGCTAACTGTAACTTCTGGATACAAGACCGCCACACTACTTTTCAACAAAATGCATTTGTGCATTTTCCGTGCCCCCATGTCATTTTTCGATTCCACTCCAAGTGGACGTATTCTCAACCGG GCTTCTACAGATCAAAGTGCAGTTGATATGTCTATTCCGTCTGCAATTACGTCAGTTGCCTTCTCAGTGATACAACTCCTGGGAATCATTGCAATAATGTCTCAAGTTTCTTGGCaagtttttgttgtttttattcTTGTGATCGTGATCTGCATCTTGTACCAG CAATACTACATTCCTACGGCACGAGAAATAGCACGGCTTATTGGAGTATGCAAAGCTCCACTTATACAACACTTTGCTGAATCTATTTCAGGGTCAACAACAATTAGGAGCTTTGACCAGGAACCAAGATTCATAGAGATGAATCTCAAGTTGATAGATGGCTACTCTCGGCCACAATTATATAATGCTAGTGCAAGGGAGTGGTTATGCTTCCGGTTGGATATGTTGTCATCCCTCACATTTGTCATCTCTTTGGTTTTCTTGATTTTAGCACCAAAGGGAGTGATTAATATTG GCATTGCGGGTTTAGCAGTGACATATGGACTTAATTTAAATCTGCTACAAGCCTGGGTCGTATGGAATCTCTGCCATCTTGAGAACAAAATTATTTCCGTTGAGAGAATGTTTCAATACTCATGCATCCCTAGCGAACCTCCTCTTGTGACAGAGGTGAATAGTCTTGATTGTGAATGGCCATCACATGGGGATGTTGATCTTGTTAATCTGCAG ATCCGTTATGCCCCACACTTGCCTCTTGTTTTGCGTGGTATCACATGCACTTTTTCTGGAGGGATGAAGACTGGCATTGTTGGCCGAACAGGTAGTGGTAAATCAACTCTCATTCAGGCACTCTTTCGCATTGTAGAACCTGCAGCTGGTCACATTATGATAGATGGCATCGACATATCCAACATTGGACTCCATGACTTGCGATCAAGATTAAGCATCATTCCGCAAGACCCAACCATGTTTGAGGGGACTGTGAAGAACAATCTGGATCCGCTTGAAGAGTACACTGATGAACAGATTTGGGAG GCTCTTGACAGGTGCCAGCTTGGAGACGAAGTTaggaaaaaggaagggaagCTTGACTCTGcag TAACTGAGGCTGGAGAGAACTGGAGCATGGGCCAGAGGCAGCTAGTGTGTCTTGGCCGCGTGCTACTCAAGAGGAGCAAAGTCTTGGTTCTTGACGAAGCTACTGCTTCGGTGGATACTGTGACTGATAACCTCATTCAGCATACAGTTAGGCAACAGTTCTCAGATTCTACAGTTATCACAATTGCACACAGGTTAACATCTGTTTTAGATAGTGATATGGTCCTACTTCTTGACCACG GCCTTATCATGGAATATGACTCTCCAGCCAAATTACTAGAAAAAAAATCGTCATCATTTACGAAGCTTGTGGCCAAGTATACTCAGAGGTGA